The genomic DNA ATCGGTGGTCTGTCGATGCAACAAATCGGAATCCCGCCAGAGTTAATTAAAATCATCATCGCGTTTATCATCATCTTCGTCGCTTCGGGTTACGCGATCCGTCTCTTGATCGAGAAATTCACGGTCAAGAAACCCGAAGATAAAAAAGTGAAAGGAGCCGATAAATAATGGGCTTTTTAGAAGTACTGTATATTATCGTACCGATCGCACTTGCCTATTCGGCTCCATTGATCATTGCAGCACTCGGTGGAATCTTCAGTGAGCGTTCTGGTGTCGTCAACATCGCACTTGAAGGGCTGATGGTCATGGGGGCATTCTCAGGTATCGTCTCGGCCTTAACGTTATCGAAGATGGGTTTAGGCGCTGCTAGTCCATGGATTGCCATGCTGGTTGCTATCGTTGTCGGAGCAGTGTTCTCGTTGTTCCTCGCGATTCCGGCAATTTTGTTCCGGGCCGATCAGACGGTTCTTGGAGTAGCGATTAATATGTTAGCAGTTGGTCTTGCTATTTTCCTTGTTCGTGCGTTTTATGGAAAAGGACAGACAGATTCGATCCCGAACCGGATTTCAAAAGAAAACGTCCCGTTTTTATCAGATATCCCGGTGTTGAAGATGTTTTTTGCCAACGTCTATTACACGTCGTACATTGCGATTGCTTTAGCTTTCGTTGCTTGGTACGTCATCTTTAAAACACCATTTGGTCTCCGTCTTCGTTCGGTCGGGGAACACCCGATGGCAGCAGATACGATGGGAATCAACGTTACGAAAATGCGTTTCATCGGTGTCATGATCTCAGGTGGTTTCGGTGGTCTTGCCGGCGCTGTTTATGCGACATCAATTTCATTGAACTTCAGTGTCACGACGATTCTCGGACAAGGATTCCTTGCGATTGCGGCCATGATTTTCGGAAAATGGAATCCACTCGGAGCGATGGGAGCTGCCCTGTTCTTCGGATTCGCTCAAGCGATTTCGATCATCGGGCAACAGTTACCGCTTCTTGATCAAATTCCACAAGTCTACTTGTTGATTGCACCATACTTGCTGACGATTTTGGCACTTGCCGGTGTCGTTGGACGGGCGGATGCGCCGAAAGCTGTTGGTGTACCGTATATCAAAGGAAAACGGTAACGTTTCCTGTCTTAGATCACTTTTCTGCGCCGGTCGCAGGAAAGTGATTTTTTTTACGAAAAAAAGATCTGCTCCTGTAAGAGCAGACCGGTGAATCAAACATTATTCGTATTTAAGTGCGTCGCCTTCAAATGATTCATCCGCTACTTTGATAGAATCTGTCGGGCATCCTTCGAATGCATCGATCATATCATCAAATAACGCTTCTGGAATTTCAGCTGTTCCCTTGTTATCATCTAAAATGACATAAGCCAAGCCCTCATCATCGTAATCATAAATATCAGGGGCAGCTGCGCCGCAAGCACCACATGCGATACATGTGTCTTTGTCAACAATTGTAAATTTAGCCATCGGTCATTCTCCTCTCGATTCGAAAACATTGGAAACTAAGTACTGTTCTCATCTATAAGTCATTGTATCGGACTCATGCGTGCATTTCAATGAGGAAGAGGCAGAAGTATGTGAATAAACCAATCGACGGAGGGAAATCGTCTTTTTGGTTCCATTAATTGATTCAGCATAGCGTAAATCAGATAGGAAATGTAAAATAAGAACAAATGTACGAAGTCAGAGCCGGATGTATCCTGAACATGAACGATATATCACAGTAAAAACTTGCGACATGACGGAAAGGAGGACTGACGTGGAAAAAACAATCGTACGACAGATTGTGCTAGAAGCCATTCTTCGTTTGCAAAATGAACGGACGGATCGAAGCTTATTTCATCTGCTCCAAGGAAAACGTTCGGCCACTTCCTTACAAGACGCCCATTTTTATGGTCTGGAAGCTATTTTCGGGATGCTTCCATTAAAAAAAGACCGATTTGAGCAACTGTTACAGGAGCTGGAACATGCGGGATGGATCAAGCGGGAACAAACCTTGATGCTTACAGATGCCGGAAGAGCACAAATCAGTCCCCCTTTTTTACTGGATGACTTAGGTGGAGAACTGCGTGGCTATCCGATCCATTTATGGAAACGGATTAGCCTGATGATTCAATCAATCGTCTGTCTGGATCAAAACACTTTTTTTATTCCGGTACAACAAGACAGTGGGGTAAAAGAATGGGTCAAACAACGAATCCGTCAGGTACCTGAACGATCGGTTTGGATTACGACCGTATACCAAGAGCTCAATAAGGCGTTACATCAATTGACAGAACGAGAAGCGATTCTCATCAGTTATCGGTTATCCGGGCAAAAAACGGGATTATCGTTTCCTCAATTGAGTGAACGGCTAGGAACGGACCTGCTCTCCTTACAGTTGGAATTTATGATGGCCTGGCGAAGATGCTTACGGGCGTTACCTGAAGACGGCTTGATTTTGTCATTAGGGAACGATATTGATCATCTTAAAATGACACAATCCGCACAAAAAACCTGGGAGTTGCTGAAGCAAGGCTACAGCGTGCAACAAATTGCCGAGAGGCGACGATTAAAAAAAAGTACGATGGAAGATCATCTCGTCGAAATCGCGATGTACGCAACTGTTTTTCCGACTGAACAATTTGTGACTGCCGAACAGTATGAAGAAGTCGTCCGACTTTCTGACCAGTTACACACGTTCTCACTAAAACGAATTAAACAAGAATTGACGCAGGAAATGGACTATTTTCAAATTCGCATCGTCTTAGCCAGAAAGGTGGTTCGTCCATGATGGAAGAAGTATTAAAACGGATCTTTCGATATGATACATTTCGAGACGGGCAACGGCAAATCGTCGAATCGGTCCTCGCCGGTCATGATACAGTCGCCATCCTGCCGACGGGTGGCGGGAAATCGATTTGTTACCAATTACCGTCTTATCTGCAACCGACCGGGCTGACGTTGATTGTATCGCCCTTGCTCTCGCTGATCGAAGACCAGGTCATGCAGATTAGGCGCCGGGGAGAACGATCCGTCGCCAAGCTGACGTCGCTTGAGTCCCGCGACCAGAAAGAACATATTTTGCGCCATCTGAATCAGTTACGTTACTTATATCTGTCACCTGAACAATTGGCTGTCCCGCAGATCCAACAACGGTTAGCGGACATTAAAATCAATCTGTTTGTCGTTGATGAAGCTCACTGCATTTCGCAATGGGGGCATGAGTTCAGGACAGATTATGCAAAACTAGGATTCATCCGGGAACAACTCGGAAATCCGCCCTGCTTAGCCTTGACGGCAACGGCAACGAAACAAGTCGAACAAGATATCATTCAAGGACTGACACTCACGCAACCCAATCGGATTCGACATTCCGTCAACCGACCGGAAATTCAACTCATCGTCGAGCAAACGGAGTCGAGTGAAAAAGATACTGCGTTGACAAAACGTTTGAAGACCGTCAATCGTCCGTGCGTCATTTACACGACGACGCGGAAAGAAGCCGAACGCATCGCTTCGTTTGTTTCTCATGCCGCCTATTATCACGCCGGTCTTGAACCGGAAGATCGACAATTGATTCAACAGCAGTTCCTTCACGACGAAATTGACTGTCTTGTCTGTACTAGTGCCTTTGGTATGGGTGTCGATAAAGGGAATGTCCGGACTGTCATCCATTATACGATGCCGGCGACGATTGAAGCCTATATGCAGGAAATCGGGCGAGCAGGACGGGATGGTCAACCATCGACTGCTGTATTACTCTATGCACCGGGAGACCAACAACTGCAGCAATTCTTAGTGGATAAACAATATGCGTCGTTGCTTTGGATTGATCAGGTGACACAATTCCGCGGACAGGGGGAGTCGTTTGAGTCGATTGAACAACGCCTGCATCTCGAACCGGATGATCCTGCCTATCGTTTACTGAAAAATCAACTTATGGAAGGGAAAACAAAATCACAGATCATTGATTGGCAAGAGGAACGGAAAAAAATACGTTTACGTGAACTTATG from Exiguobacterium sibiricum 7-3 includes the following:
- a CDS encoding RecQ family ATP-dependent DNA helicase — encoded protein: MMEEVLKRIFRYDTFRDGQRQIVESVLAGHDTVAILPTGGGKSICYQLPSYLQPTGLTLIVSPLLSLIEDQVMQIRRRGERSVAKLTSLESRDQKEHILRHLNQLRYLYLSPEQLAVPQIQQRLADIKINLFVVDEAHCISQWGHEFRTDYAKLGFIREQLGNPPCLALTATATKQVEQDIIQGLTLTQPNRIRHSVNRPEIQLIVEQTESSEKDTALTKRLKTVNRPCVIYTTTRKEAERIASFVSHAAYYHAGLEPEDRQLIQQQFLHDEIDCLVCTSAFGMGVDKGNVRTVIHYTMPATIEAYMQEIGRAGRDGQPSTAVLLYAPGDQQLQQFLVDKQYASLLWIDQVTQFRGQGESFESIEQRLHLEPDDPAYRLLKNQLMEGKTKSQIIDWQEERKKIRLRELMQMINYIQNALCRRAFILQHFDEAAVVQDRCCDLCGNLTEDKPIIQMEDDQLNWKRRLEEVFFSSRPSV
- a CDS encoding ferredoxin is translated as MAKFTIVDKDTCIACGACGAAAPDIYDYDDEGLAYVILDDNKGTAEIPEALFDDMIDAFEGCPTDSIKVADESFEGDALKYE
- a CDS encoding helix-turn-helix domain-containing protein, which gives rise to MEKTIVRQIVLEAILRLQNERTDRSLFHLLQGKRSATSLQDAHFYGLEAIFGMLPLKKDRFEQLLQELEHAGWIKREQTLMLTDAGRAQISPPFLLDDLGGELRGYPIHLWKRISLMIQSIVCLDQNTFFIPVQQDSGVKEWVKQRIRQVPERSVWITTVYQELNKALHQLTEREAILISYRLSGQKTGLSFPQLSERLGTDLLSLQLEFMMAWRRCLRALPEDGLILSLGNDIDHLKMTQSAQKTWELLKQGYSVQQIAERRRLKKSTMEDHLVEIAMYATVFPTEQFVTAEQYEEVVRLSDQLHTFSLKRIKQELTQEMDYFQIRIVLARKVVRP
- a CDS encoding ABC transporter permease; translation: MGFLEVLYIIVPIALAYSAPLIIAALGGIFSERSGVVNIALEGLMVMGAFSGIVSALTLSKMGLGAASPWIAMLVAIVVGAVFSLFLAIPAILFRADQTVLGVAINMLAVGLAIFLVRAFYGKGQTDSIPNRISKENVPFLSDIPVLKMFFANVYYTSYIAIALAFVAWYVIFKTPFGLRLRSVGEHPMAADTMGINVTKMRFIGVMISGGFGGLAGAVYATSISLNFSVTTILGQGFLAIAAMIFGKWNPLGAMGAALFFGFAQAISIIGQQLPLLDQIPQVYLLIAPYLLTILALAGVVGRADAPKAVGVPYIKGKR